Proteins encoded in a region of the Kiritimatiellia bacterium genome:
- a CDS encoding histidine kinase dimerization/phospho-acceptor domain-containing protein, whose translation MIMRPKKLLWRIYLAFFLTAVFAFLAAARLITTSFNQFHQDQARHNLLTQARLTARELSGRLPLPRRENIDPLCKELGRVTQSRITIVAPDGRVLGDSEENPDLMENHKDRPEIAAALKGGTGASIRFSATMRCNLMYLAIPARPGTETAAVVRTALPLSAVDLTLRAVYKHILLGAIIIAALFAILAFLILRRITRPLENMRMAAERLARGELEARAAESGCEEIAALARAFNQTASQLGERLRIITEQRNEQEAVFNSMAEGVLAADNNERILHVNPAAARVLDIVPENARGRSVQETIRNPDLQKFISSTLAQSGVLDAEIVIYGNENLFLQLHGTALKSAGGMNIGALVVFNDITRLKKLENIRRDFVANVSHELKTPITTLKGCAETLADFPAATPRDGENFIAMMTRHVARLEALVNDLLILSKIEFDAGDGKIQLKEERLKEILRRALNNFKQQAGLKKIAAELECPEDLRARVNAALLEQAVGNLVDNAVKYAGEGTRILVSARADGHDIEIIVSDQGPGIERKHLDRIFERFYRVDQARSRALG comes from the coding sequence ATGATCATGCGGCCGAAAAAATTACTGTGGCGCATTTACCTTGCCTTCTTTCTAACCGCCGTTTTCGCCTTTCTTGCGGCAGCCCGGCTCATCACAACTTCCTTTAATCAATTCCACCAGGACCAGGCGCGCCACAATCTGCTGACCCAGGCCCGCCTCACGGCCAGAGAGCTTTCCGGCCGCCTGCCTCTCCCCCGCCGCGAAAACATTGACCCGCTCTGCAAAGAACTGGGGCGCGTAACCCAATCCAGAATTACCATCGTCGCGCCCGACGGCCGGGTGCTCGGAGATTCGGAAGAAAATCCGGATTTGATGGAAAACCACAAAGACCGCCCTGAAATTGCCGCGGCGCTCAAGGGAGGAACCGGCGCCTCCATCCGGTTCAGCGCCACCATGCGCTGTAATCTGATGTACCTGGCCATTCCCGCGCGGCCCGGCACGGAAACGGCGGCCGTGGTGCGGACCGCCCTGCCGTTGTCCGCCGTTGACCTGACGTTACGCGCCGTCTATAAGCATATTCTCCTGGGCGCAATAATCATCGCCGCGCTTTTCGCCATCCTCGCCTTCCTGATCCTGCGGCGCATAACGCGGCCGCTTGAAAATATGCGCATGGCCGCCGAGCGGCTGGCGCGGGGCGAATTGGAGGCGCGCGCGGCTGAATCGGGCTGCGAGGAAATCGCCGCCCTGGCGCGGGCCTTTAACCAAACGGCGTCTCAACTCGGCGAGCGCCTGCGCATCATCACGGAACAACGCAACGAACAGGAGGCGGTTTTTAACAGCATGGCCGAGGGGGTGCTCGCGGCTGACAACAACGAGCGCATCCTGCACGTCAATCCGGCCGCCGCGCGCGTGCTGGATATTGTCCCGGAAAACGCGCGCGGCCGCTCCGTCCAGGAAACAATAAGAAATCCGGATTTGCAGAAATTCATCAGCAGCACCCTCGCGCAGTCCGGCGTGCTGGACGCTGAAATTGTCATTTACGGAAATGAAAATCTGTTTCTGCAACTGCACGGCACGGCGCTCAAGAGCGCCGGCGGCATGAATATCGGCGCCCTGGTGGTTTTCAACGACATTACCCGGCTTAAAAAACTTGAAAATATCCGCCGTGATTTTGTCGCCAATGTGTCCCACGAACTCAAGACGCCCATCACAACCCTCAAGGGCTGCGCGGAAACACTCGCCGATTTCCCCGCCGCCACGCCGCGGGACGGCGAAAACTTCATCGCCATGATGACCCGCCATGTGGCCCGCCTGGAAGCGCTCGTGAACGATCTTCTGATCCTTTCAAAAATTGAGTTTGACGCCGGAGACGGAAAGATTCAGCTCAAGGAAGAGCGGCTGAAGGAAATTCTGCGGCGGGCGTTGAATAATTTCAAACAACAGGCCGGCCTGAAGAAAATCGCCGCGGAGCTTGAGTGCCCGGAAGATTTGCGCGCGCGCGTCAACGCCGCGCTGCTGGAACAAGCCGTGGGCAACCTGGTTGACAACGCCGTTAAATACGCCGGCGAAGGGACGCGGATTCTCGTCAGCGCCCGGGCCGACGGCCATGACATTGAAATCATTGTGTCCGACCAGGGGCCGGGCATTGAAAGGAAACATCTTGACCGCATTTTTGAGCGGTTCTACCGCGTGGACCAGGCCCGCAGCCGGGCGCTCGG
- a CDS encoding response regulator transcription factor — MAKNRIFIVEDEEDILELLRHNLERERFEVSAATDGERALKEIARAKPSLILLDLMLPGIDGLEVCRRLKKDSKTANIPVIIVTARGEESDIVSGLELGADDYITKPFSMKIAAARIRAVLRRKQEPPADKNTPTRIHDLEITPGRHEVLLKGKPVEMTFSELRILHLLAGRPGWVMTREQIVDAIRGEDYAVTDRAVDVQIVGIRKKLGDRADYIETVRGVGYRFRE; from the coding sequence ATGGCCAAAAACAGAATATTCATCGTTGAGGATGAAGAAGATATTCTTGAGCTGCTGCGCCATAATCTGGAGCGGGAACGCTTTGAAGTAAGCGCGGCCACGGACGGCGAACGGGCCCTGAAGGAAATTGCGCGCGCGAAGCCTTCGCTGATCCTCCTTGACTTAATGCTGCCGGGCATTGACGGCCTGGAAGTGTGCCGAAGGCTCAAAAAAGATTCAAAAACGGCAAATATTCCCGTGATCATCGTAACGGCCAGGGGTGAAGAAAGCGACATCGTGTCCGGCCTGGAACTGGGGGCGGACGACTATATTACAAAGCCTTTCAGCATGAAAATTGCCGCGGCGCGCATCAGAGCGGTTCTGCGCCGCAAACAGGAACCGCCCGCCGATAAAAACACGCCGACACGCATTCACGACCTTGAGATTACGCCCGGCCGGCACGAAGTTCTGCTCAAGGGAAAACCGGTGGAAATGACCTTCTCCGAGCTCAGGATTCTGCACCTGCTGGCCGGCCGGCCCGGATGGGTGATGACCCGGGAACAGATTGTGGACGCCATACGGGGGGAAGATTATGCCGTTACCGACCGGGCGGTGGACGTGCAGATCGTCGGCATCAGGAAAAAACTCGGGGATAGAGCCGACTATATTGAAACCGTGCGCGGCGTGGGATATCGTTTCCGTGAATGA
- a CDS encoding NYN domain-containing protein: MTEWLIIDGYNLIHRLFAGEAKGDLARLRKALLARLEPLQNVMARKITVVFDGCLQSPPDNPPESEIIEVVFARAGVTADSVIENIVWHAECPDKILVVTSDRLERDAVGASGAESMAASIFISMLHEQSRNLTSRIDKFNQSREKITLGDFFPKPP, encoded by the coding sequence ATGACTGAATGGCTGATTATTGACGGCTACAATTTGATTCATCGGCTTTTTGCCGGGGAAGCGAAAGGCGATCTGGCCCGCCTTAGAAAAGCGCTTCTCGCCCGGCTGGAACCGCTGCAAAATGTCATGGCCCGGAAGATAACGGTTGTCTTTGACGGCTGTTTGCAGTCGCCGCCCGATAATCCGCCGGAGAGCGAAATCATAGAGGTTGTTTTTGCGCGGGCCGGCGTCACCGCCGACAGCGTCATTGAAAACATTGTATGGCATGCGGAATGTCCCGATAAAATCCTCGTGGTAACCTCCGACCGGCTGGAACGCGATGCCGTCGGCGCCAGCGGCGCCGAAAGCATGGCCGCTTCAATATTTATTTCAATGCTCCATGAGCAAAGCCGGAATTTGACCTCAAGGATTGATAAGTTCAATCAGAGCCGGGAAAAGATCACGCTGGGCGATTTTTTCCCAAAACCGCCATAG